A region from the candidate division WOR-3 bacterium genome encodes:
- a CDS encoding Spy/CpxP family protein refolding chaperone, with protein sequence MKKFIIFFLPLLFIFAQGKSEEKDPREIIEKVRVYKLTEELDLSEEQITKLFPRLKEMRKNEQEFHKQRMEIIQKLKELLDEKAKEQEIVKTLNRLQELQKKRFESQLKELEEIKQILTPEQQAKFIIFQEEFEKEIRDLIREIRWRRHPPPPEK encoded by the coding sequence ATGAAGAAATTTATTATTTTCTTTTTGCCATTGCTTTTCATTTTTGCCCAGGGAAAATCTGAAGAAAAAGATCCGAGGGAAATAATTGAGAAGGTCAGGGTATATAAATTGACTGAAGAACTTGACCTTTCTGAAGAACAAATAACAAAACTTTTCCCAAGATTAAAGGAAATGAGAAAAAACGAACAGGAATTCCACAAACAGAGAATGGAGATTATTCAAAAATTGAAAGAACTTTTAGACGAGAAGGCAAAAGAGCAGGAAATAGTAAAAACCCTTAATAGACTTCAAGAATTACAGAAAAAAAGATTTGAATCTCAGTTGAAGGAATTAGAAGAAATAAAGCAAATATTGACTCCGGAGCAGCAAGCAAAATTTATAATATTTCAGGAGGAATTTGAAAAAGAAATTAGGGATTTAATAAGAGAGATAAGATGGCGAAGACATCCTCCGCCACCGGAAAAATAA
- a CDS encoding zf-HC2 domain-containing protein, protein MKECKNKILILEYIEGLMTPEQRLLFEEHLGGCEECRRELSEYRKLYELIDKDEIPLPENEFFKRIKENIRREKITLKRSAWKFLGILAPVFGLVIFLILFNLKKEQSIEIPVSVTNLFQDENLNSLLLERVVDDDLINQFNVIEEYLGIEPTQALMEMDQNEKEEFIKILYNKFGEQYL, encoded by the coding sequence ATGAAGGAATGTAAGAATAAAATTTTGATACTGGAATATATAGAAGGATTGATGACGCCGGAACAGAGGCTTTTGTTCGAGGAACATCTTGGTGGATGTGAAGAATGTCGTCGGGAGTTATCTGAATATAGAAAATTATATGAATTGATTGATAAAGACGAAATCCCTTTGCCTGAAAATGAATTCTTTAAAAGGATAAAGGAAAATATTCGTAGAGAGAAGATTACTTTAAAGAGATCTGCCTGGAAGTTTTTGGGTATACTGGCACCGGTATTTGGTCTGGTCATTTTCTTGATTCTGTTCAACTTAAAGAAAGAACAATCAATTGAAATACCTGTATCTGTTACAAATCTGTTTCAGGATGAAAATTTAAACAGCCTTTTACTGGAAAGGGTTGTTGATGATGATTTAATAAATCAATTTAATGTTATTGAAGAATATCTGGGAATTGAACCTACGCAGGCGTTGATGGAAATGGACCAAAATGAGAAAGAAGAATTTATTAAAATTCTGTATAATAAGTTTGGCGAACAATATCTTTAA
- a CDS encoding sigma-70 family RNA polymerase sigma factor: protein MNDEDSSLVKRYKSGDETAFDALFEKYQQPIYSICYRFVRNEDDAKELTQEIFIKIYNNLKEFNEKCKFFTWVYRITVNTCISFKRKLHKTTELDGSISNPAERNLILKKAIEDAIARLPERQKTAFILRHFEGYTFEEIGEIMKISTGAAKANHFQAIKRLRSLLKDYL, encoded by the coding sequence ATGAATGATGAGGATTCATCACTTGTTAAAAGATATAAGAGTGGAGATGAGACTGCTTTTGATGCACTATTTGAAAAATATCAACAACCGATATATTCAATCTGCTATCGGTTTGTTAGGAATGAAGACGATGCAAAGGAACTCACCCAGGAAATATTTATCAAGATTTATAACAACCTTAAAGAATTTAATGAAAAATGCAAATTTTTCACCTGGGTTTATCGTATTACAGTCAATACCTGTATCTCATTTAAACGGAAATTACATAAGACAACAGAACTTGATGGTTCAATATCCAATCCGGCTGAAAGGAATCTAATCTTGAAAAAGGCAATTGAAGATGCAATTGCAAGGTTACCCGAAAGGCAGAAAACGGCTTTTATTCTCAGGCACTTTGAAGGATATACTTTTGAAGAAATTGGCGAGATCATGAAAATATCAACAGGTGCAGCAAAGGCAAACCATTTTCAGGCAATTAAAAGACTAAGGTCTCTATTAAAGGACTATTTATGA
- the rd gene encoding rubredoxin has product MGKWQCTICGYIYDPEYGDPDNGIEPGTLFEQLPDDWVCPECGAEKEQFEPYTEEEY; this is encoded by the coding sequence ATGGGCAAATGGCAATGCACTATCTGTGGTTATATTTATGACCCAGAATACGGGGATCCCGATAACGGGATTGAACCCGGAACGCTCTTTGAACAATTGCCCGATGATTGGGTCTGCCCTGAATGTGGTGCAGAGAAAGAGCAATTTGAACCTTATACCGAGGAGGAATATTAA
- a CDS encoding type II secretion system protein GspG — MKPYTLIGLVIGLFIVGILVYKAGTVYTRGTIETQHAVSPPERAHILQCQTQIKKIENAIQLYYAENGKYPQSLDELQDIPLQETYCPVTGQRYIYNSENGTIICPQHK; from the coding sequence ATGAAGCCATATACACTGATTGGTCTTGTAATTGGTCTTTTTATTGTGGGGATATTGGTTTATAAGGCAGGAACAGTTTATACACGCGGGACCATAGAGACACAGCATGCTGTATCACCACCTGAGCGGGCACATATTTTACAATGTCAGACACAGATAAAAAAGATTGAAAACGCAATCCAATTGTATTACGCAGAGAATGGTAAATATCCACAGAGTCTTGATGAATTGCAAGATATTCCTTTACAGGAAACATATTGTCCAGTGACCGGACAGCGATATATATATAATTCCGAAAATGGAACTATTATATGCCCTCAGCACAAGTAA
- a CDS encoding DUF4384 domain-containing protein, translating to MLTAIFSLIITLGTQFDITNQINIDIWLDRDDYTFYPGDRLKIFFKTDTDCYVAVYDIDVGGRENLLFPPQGENGHVKKERIYELPPPDADFDYEITGPEGIERIIILASKNKLPVLSDTLEVFKKEIELSIEEPEPAKLRIISTPPKCKIYIKEVMSGKRVYIGKTPRTIVLKPGEYIVEIKKFGYQTIKRRILLEPDEKRRVYVRLLPW from the coding sequence ATGTTGACTGCGATCTTTTCTCTGATAATCACATTGGGAACACAATTTGATATTACAAATCAAATTAATATTGACATTTGGCTGGACAGAGATGATTACACATTTTATCCCGGTGATAGACTGAAAATATTTTTCAAGACGGATACGGACTGTTATGTAGCGGTCTATGATATTGATGTTGGGGGAAGGGAAAATCTTCTCTTCCCCCCGCAAGGGGAAAATGGACATGTCAAGAAAGAACGCATTTATGAATTACCACCGCCGGATGCTGATTTTGATTATGAAATAACCGGTCCTGAAGGGATTGAACGGATAATTATTCTCGCTTCAAAAAATAAATTACCAGTCTTAAGCGATACCCTTGAGGTATTCAAAAAAGAAATAGAATTATCAATTGAAGAACCTGAGCCGGCAAAATTGAGAATAATATCAACACCGCCAAAATGTAAGATATACATAAAAGAAGTGATGTCAGGTAAAAGGGTATATATCGGTAAGACTCCACGCACGATAGTCTTGAAACCCGGTGAATATATCGTGGAGATAAAAAAATTTGGTTATCAGACAATAAAAAGAAGGATCTTGCTTGAACCTGATGAAAAAAGAAGGGTCTATGTGCGTCTATTGCCCTGGTAA
- a CDS encoding TIGR02253 family HAD-type hydrolase: MIKGVIFDLDNTLVDFIAMKEAAVDSAVSAMIDAGLKMDKNIAKQKIFEIYKEVGIEDQTVFDKFLTREFGYIEPRIHAAGIVGYRRAREATLVLYPHVYITLIELIKRGLRLAVVTDAPKLQAWLRLCQLNLHHLFDLVVTFEDTYKRKPDPAPFKIALERLNLKPDEAIMVGDWAERDIVGAKVLGMKTVFARYGDTFGTKNSGADYEIDDIIQLLDIIENIIEKDKRG, translated from the coding sequence ATGATAAAAGGTGTTATTTTTGACCTTGATAATACCCTTGTTGATTTTATTGCGATGAAGGAAGCAGCGGTTGATTCTGCAGTAAGCGCGATGATTGATGCAGGATTGAAGATGGATAAAAATATCGCCAAACAAAAAATATTTGAGATATATAAAGAGGTCGGTATCGAAGACCAGACCGTATTTGATAAATTTCTGACCCGTGAGTTTGGCTATATTGAACCGAGGATTCATGCCGCCGGGATTGTTGGTTATCGTCGGGCAAGGGAAGCAACGCTCGTCCTTTATCCCCATGTCTATATTACGCTCATTGAATTGATAAAAAGGGGACTGAGACTTGCCGTCGTTACCGATGCGCCTAAATTGCAAGCCTGGCTTAGATTATGTCAATTAAATTTGCACCATCTTTTTGACCTCGTTGTGACCTTTGAAGATACTTATAAAAGAAAGCCCGACCCCGCGCCATTCAAAATAGCCCTTGAAAGATTAAATTTAAAACCTGACGAAGCGATAATGGTGGGAGACTGGGCAGAAAGAGATATTGTCGGTGCAAAGGTTCTTGGAATGAAAACAGTCTTTGCCAGGTATGGTGATACATTTGGCACCAAGAATTCGGGTGCGGATTATGAGATTGATGATATAATACAATTGCTTGATATTATTGAAAATATAATCGAAAAAGATAAAAGGGGTTAA